From Aegilops tauschii subsp. strangulata cultivar AL8/78 chromosome 5, Aet v6.0, whole genome shotgun sequence:
CAACCTTCTTTGCAGCTTTGAGATCTTACATTGTCGATGGGCCATGCTTGCTGCTCTTGGTGTTGTTGTTCCTGAGCTGTTAGATCTATTTGGGATAGTGCATTTTGTTGAGCCTGTCTGGTGGAAGGTTGGTTATGCCAAACTTCAGGTGAAATATATCCATATTTATGTTTTCCATGTCTGGGTTCCTTTAGCACACAATGACTGTTCCTGGAACAGACCCTGAAGAAGATGTGTGCACTCTGAAGAGATATCAAGATCATAGTTCCTGTCATCCTACATGCAATCACGGTGTATCTTTTCGTTCAGCGTCTGAAAACTAGTTTGTAGCTAACTCTAATGGATGCATGGATTATCTTCATTGTTGCACAAGTCCCACAGCTGGAAGGTGTTGTAGCATGACCTGTTGTGCTATAATCAAGGCATATTGGCATTTGGCACACAAAGTTAGGAGCCTCCACATGGAGGTTTGGCAAGTCAGCTTTTTTCTTTGCTCTGAGATAGAATAGACATGCAGTGTAGCTGCCGCCTGTCAGCTATGTACATAGATGCTGTGTTGAATAACACAGACGAATTGCATTACAAATGATTTAAATGTCTGCCTTTAGCTAATGAGTTGATTTTGCAGGGTGATACTCTTGATTACCTTGGGATTCCTGGGTTCCGAATTGCTGGTGGTCAAGGCATCATCGTCATCGCTATCTGTCAGGCCCTTCTGATGGTAATAAAAATGCTATGTAGTGTTTCAGTCCTATACTTTTTAAGTAGTTGCTATAGGGCCGTCCAAACATTCATGTCTTGTGTGTTTTCTTTGTGTGCAAACACTTCGGAATTGTAGACAGCTCTCCGCATATAATTCTTTAATCTCACAAGATTATTCTCTTAGTACAACATTCCCTCGTCATTTCATACATTTAATGGTTACAATGCCACATTAGACATATATCTCCATGTCATTATTTGCCAGGTTGGGCCAGAATATGCGAGATACTGTGGGATCGAGGCGCTAGAACCCTTGGGAATATATCTTCCTGGGGACATAAACTACCCAGGTGGAGCACTGTTCGATCCCTTGGGGCTGTCCAAAGACCCTGTTGCGTTTGAAGAACTCAAGGTGAAGGAGATCAAGAATGGTCGTCTCGCAATGGTTGCATGGATCGGATTCTACGCCCAGGCTGCTGTAACCGGCAAGGGCCCTGTGCAGAACCTCATCGAGCACTTGTCGGATCCACTCCGCAACAACGTTTTATCCCCCTTTCTTTGAGGCATTCTAACTGCTTATGTACAGCGTTTACATTGATCAGTTTGTTGTTACAAGGAAATTAATATAGTTTTAGCAAATAGGTTACTGCGTACACATGGCTATAAGATTGTTGTACAGTTGTGGAGTTATGGTGTTGTTCAGCAGAAATTGTGGGTGCCCCAAAATTACTGAAAATGGGATTACATTGATCAGTTTGTTGTTACTAGGAAATTAATATAGTTTTAGCAAATACtacctccgtcccataatataagaacgttttttacactagtgcctccgtctcataatataagagcgtttttgacactacactaatgtaaaaaacgttcttatattatgggacggagggagtaggttaCTGCGTATACATCATACATGGCTATAAGATTGTTGTACAGTTGTGGAGTTATGGTGTTGTTCAGCAGAAATTGTGGGTGCCCCAAAATTACTGAAACGAAATTGCTCCACTTACTGAAAATGGGAGTTGTGGGCCTTGTGGTAACTAAAAGCAGGTGAAGAGCAGATATTTTGATGGGAAGTTTTGACATGCAGATGCAGTAGAAGGTATCCCATTGCACATGTGTCAGCACTTAACTGTGTTTCTTCTTATAAAATCCAGTTAATTGCGTACAACCAGCATTTACTCTTTTTTTTCATACGCTTCCCAACTAGGAGCCGGGTTCCATTACTCATATAACTGCCGCCGCCATCGCACATCTTAGTCAAGATGTCCCCACGAGTGAACTCCCTACATTGCCTCGCCTTCTCGTCCATCTTGCTAGGATCCATGAACATGACAGCATGGTTCTCGACCATCCTCTTTTCTCTTCACTCCACGGCTgccattgcaaatttttgctccTCAATGTCAAGCATTTTTTTCTTCCGCTTCTAATGCAAGTCTTTTCTCCTCTACTAGCGTGTTTCTATCGGCGGCCGTCACCTTTGCCTTCCACTTCTACTCATCCATAGCCTTCATCTCTAGAAACAAGCCATCTTCTCCCCCTTTCCGTTCGACCGCCAATGCCTTTTTCATCTCCACCATTGTAATAAACTTTTCCTTGTATGCTTCAACACCACCATTCTGCTTGACTTGCTTTGCATATTTCCCTTCATTCTGGAAATCCCGTTTtccttaaaaaaacaaaaacaaagaacAAAAGGGTCTCGTACAATTAATAGTTAAGCGGTTATATAGTACAACTCAAAGCATACACACACCCTACTCAATAAACTTTGCGTTGTAACTACGGCTTAAGAGATGTACTCCGAGATGTACATCTCTCTCTTACTAATCTCATCGATTAATGACAATCCTTTTTTGAGAAAATTAGTGAAGATGAATTGATAAATATGACTTGATGCCGTTgctttagcacttaaaaaaatgagACCAACCAATCCAAGGGCTAATCCTGGTTGGCTTTTCTTTATAGGAGAATCTCCGTGAGCACCGCGCGTCCGTGCCGGGACTCGAATTCGGATGGGCTGGCAGCAACCTCAGCTGCCAAGCCAACGGGTCGACGCCCCGTCCTCGCTGCTTTAGTACTTACTTCTGTGGGCTCATATGATGTGTGCATACAATTTTTTTATATTTCCGtgattttttgttattttttcttGTTAAGAATTGTTGCACAAGAGAACCCACTAGcgtttctctctccctcccctatTCCTTGGCGGCCAGGGTAAACTTTCCCTTCCAGGTTTCACCGGCGAGCCCGTGGATTCGCCTCCCCTCTGTCTGCCGCTCCGACTGCCGGTGGTGGGTAGGGGAATCCCAGTGCCTCCGCTCTGGTCAATAGTTTAGGTTAGGGTTTTTTAGTCCTCGTAGGTGCGGCGCTCGGATGGATGGCGGCGCTTCTTCTTCGAGTTTGTCTTCCGGACTCCGATCCTCCTCGAGTTCGTTCATCTACACGTAGTCAACGGAGCTCCGACATAAATTCCTGCCACTCCTCTAGACTGTGAGGCTAGAGTTTCTCGTCACGTGACGAGATTTGGTGTCAGTTGTTTCAAATCTATTTAGGGGTTCAACGACAACGACTGCGGCTCCAGGGCGCTGGTCCTTAGAGGCACGTGCACGAAGGCTTCCCGgctgtcatcgacaaggtcaagcCGGCTCTGGCAGGGGAACGACAACAACGACGCGTCGACGGCTCGTTCTGACGGCGGCAATGGTTGTTCGGTGGTCTTGAAAtctcgatgtaatttttattatgtttgaggtgCTTTTGTACTTCCGGTGAACTTTGATGATAATAGATCTGAATCATTTTCGCAAAAAAATAATTTTTGTTGCACAAAAAGCAAGTGAAACCTGCTTCAAGATTAGCGCGCGGCGGGATCCGGTGCCCCCAGCTCCGTGCGGGCCCTACAGCCTCCGTGGAAGAACGTGAGCGAAGGAATGGGAGAGGGAGAGGGTAGTTGCCGATTCGCAGCCGTATTTGACCCAGACTGAGAAGCGAAGAAACTTTGATTCCAGAAAGGGAGAGGAGAGAGGGGAAGAAGACGCCAGAGTCGCAACCCGCCGCAGATCTCCTCCGTCCTCCGCGCCCAGCCCTCCCCTTTGTCCTCCATGGAGTGCGTCCGCTCCGGGGCTCTTGATCTGGGGCGCTCCGGGAATTTCTTGGGGAAGAGCGGTTCCACGACGTGAGTGCCCTTCGCTTCTCACCGTTCATGtgttcgttcgttcgttcgttcgttcgttttgtTCTTTTTAATCGCTGATCGCTGATCTGGATGCGGGGGTGGTGCCGCCGGCGCGAAGTAGATTTCGGTGGGGGGTTTCGGTTTTTGTTATGGCGCTGTCGCGGTCACTAGAATTTTGTGATGGTTCAGTTGTGATCTGGCACCAAAATTGGATTAGTTTTGCTGTGCGACCGTAGAGTAACACAATATAAAAATAACATGTGTGCACTTGCTACAATGTTCTGGATTGAGGATCTTGTAGCAAATCCTGGAATTAATGAATTGTTGGTGCTCCTGAAACCTGTAACGGAAGCAGTTTCCCATTTCTGAACATCCGTGGAGCATCACACGTTTCAACATATTATGGAGTAAAATTAGTATTTGTTTGTACTACCAAAATCTATTAGAGGTGATGGAACGTACAGACAGGATCAAGTAGTTGGCAAGAATGGCTAGAGTCCTAATGGTCTGTAAGAAGTTGACCACCTCTGAAATATGCACTGTCCTGTTGATTGTGTAGACCACAGAAGATCATGAGTTTAGAAGACATGATTGCTGAGATATATTTGATCAATTAGTGATTAATATTGCTTAAAGAAATCTGCGGTCAGTAGATAGTTTGAAGTGAATTCGCAATAAATTTGGCATAATGTGGATAGATTGATCTAGCTTCTGATTGCATTTTGAGATGTGCTGAAGTTTACACTCACATGACATTTCCCCTGGAGAAATACAGTGTAACCTTTGTTTTTGTTATGTTATTTGTGTTGACTGTGCTACCATTGACAGGTCATGTGGTAAAGTCAGATGTTCTACAAACCTTGCTGGTTCTACCAAATGCGAGCAAAACTTGCATGGGAAGGTTAAACCCTTGCTGTTGTCAGCAAGTGGAAAAGCAAGGGGAACCTCTGGTTTGGTTCACAGAAGTCAAGTACTTAAACATCAGCACCATCTTTCTGTGAGATCCACCTCTACCGATGTATGTACTACTTTTGATGAAGATGTCAAAGGTGTATCTTCACATGCTGTTGAGGAAAAGGTTGGAGTGCTGTTACTAAATCTTGGTGGTCCAGAGACCCTCAATGATGTTCAACCATTTTTGTTCAACCTCTTTGCTGATCCAGTAAGTGATCATACCACATGCTATAGTTTTAATTTCCAATGCAACTTCACATGTTCCTTGCTAATTATGTGTAACCAATGATTATTTCTCTTCTTAGTTAGGTTTACCCCCTCAGAGGATTTGTTTCACTGGTAGAGATTAACTTCTGTAGATACATGGGATTTTTTCTTAGGAGGGATCATGCCCTCCCTATAAAAGATTATTTCATTATTTGGATACGGATGGACTAGAACTGTTCACTTCGAATTGAAACAGGTTTAAGTTCAAAATCTCTGTCCATCTGAAGAGATTGAGTAGACCGTGATATATTTGAAGAAGCCATAAAAGGGAGAGCCATGCATCATTTTGGATGAGATAGTAGAGAATTAAGTCTCTAGAGTATAAAACTCATCATCCTAGTCTATGGCCTCTTGTTTATCACAAGTCATGTTATCTCTGGCAGCCCTTTGCATGGTAGTTATCCCAATCTGAACCACATAGCCCTATCTGTTTCTTAATTATCTTGTGTAGTTGTGTTATTGTTTGATTTCAGTACTTTCAACTGGGTAATTCAGTTTTGACTTTATAATTGTTACCCAGGATATCATCCGACTCCCTAGGCTGTTCAGGTTTCTTCAAAGACCACTGGCCAAACTTATTTCTACTTTTAGAGCTCCTAAGAGTAAAGAGGGGTATGCCTCAATTGGTGGTGGATCACCTCTGCGGAAAATTACCGACGAGCAGGTAAAAGTTCATCAATCTAACCACACTCTTTTTTTTTCTGTGTGTTTAACAGCTATATAGT
This genomic window contains:
- the LOC109754692 gene encoding chlorophyll a-b binding protein 7, chloroplastic isoform X2, whose protein sequence is MPPLLLRSPAPPSAGVFCRRRKRMRARASWQELAGVLVFSAVPFTAVKAIANSPLGASLRRRLESRKASAAAEADALRTAAREARSSSFEILHCRWAMLAALGVVVPELLDLFGIVHFVEPVWWKVGYAKLQGDTLDYLGIPGFRIAGGQGIIVIAICQALLMVGPEYARYCGIEALEPLGIYLPGDINYPGGALFDPLGLSKDPVAFEELKVKEIKNGRLAMVAWIGFYAQAAVTGKGPVQNLIEHLSDPLRNNVLSPFL
- the LOC109754692 gene encoding chlorophyll a-b binding protein 7, chloroplastic isoform X1, with the protein product MPPLLLRSPAPPSAGVFCRRRKRMRARASWQELAGVLVFSAVPFTAVKAIANSPLGASLRRRLESRKASAAAEADALRTAAREARSSSFWYGGARPRWLGPLRYDYPEHLAGEYPGDYGFDIAGLGRDPVAFANYFNFEILHCRWAMLAALGVVVPELLDLFGIVHFVEPVWWKVGYAKLQGDTLDYLGIPGFRIAGGQGIIVIAICQALLMVGPEYARYCGIEALEPLGIYLPGDINYPGGALFDPLGLSKDPVAFEELKVKEIKNGRLAMVAWIGFYAQAAVTGKGPVQNLIEHLSDPLRNNVLSPFL